Proteins from a genomic interval of Neovison vison isolate M4711 chromosome 4, ASM_NN_V1, whole genome shotgun sequence:
- the SOSTDC1 gene encoding sclerostin domain-containing protein 1, which yields MLPPAIHFYLIPLACILMKSCLAFKNDATEILYSHVVKPVPAYPSSNSTMNQARNGGRHFSNTGLDRNTRVQVGCRELRSTKYISDGQCTSISPLKELVCAGECLPLPVLPNWIGGGYGTKYWSRRSSQEWRCVNDKTRTQRIQLQCQDGSTRTYKITVVTACKCKRYTRQHNESSHNFESMSPAKPAQHHRERKRASKSSKHSLS from the exons ATGCTTCCTCCTGCCATTCATTTCTATCTCATTCCCCTTGCATGCATCCTAATGAAAAGctgtttggcttttaaaaatgatgcCACAGAAATCCTTTATTCACATGTGGTTAAACCTGTTCCAGCATACCCCAGCAGCAACAGCACGATGAATCAAGCCAGAAATGGAGGCAGGCATTTCAGTAACACTGGACTGGATCGGAACA cTCGAGTTCAAGTGGGTTGCCGGGAACTGCGTTCCACCAAATACATCTCCGATGGCCAGTGCACCAGCATCAGCCCTCTGAAAGAGCTGGTGTGTGCCGGTGAGTGCTTGCCCCTGCCGGTGCTCCCCAACTGGATTGGAGGGGGCTATGGAACCAAGTACTGGAGCAGGAGGAGCTCCCAGGAATGGAGGTGTGTCAATGACAAAACGCGTACCCAGAGAATCCAGCTGCAGTGCCAAGATGGGAGCACACGCACCTACAAGATCACAGTGGTCACCGCCTGCAAGTGCAAGAGGTACACTCGACAGCACAACGAGTCCAGTCACAACTTTGAGAGCATGTCGCCTGCCAAGCCCGCCCAGCACCACAGAGAGCGGAAAAGAGCCAGCAAATCCAGCAAGCACAGCCTGAGTTAG